In Candidatus Defluviilinea proxima, a single genomic region encodes these proteins:
- a CDS encoding exo-alpha-sialidase encodes MKTFQVRLVVSIICVILITGLGYVPVNAGKPTGWSPDEKVPGYLDDTFTPFLLADHNKTIQAFASQWVENQGRRRAIVYRQWTLVGGWTRPVDIILSPTRGDANFLWAFMDSLDNIHLIFSATQSSKTAVYYTSAPAINADRASAWSTPMLIGENALLLNSAVIIGDGQENLVIIYSGNRDGSGVYYMQSKDTGKTWTSPLPVFLTYDSSLSAFSLRLVLGTEQKIRATWNVVTNLGEDESLYFANFDLQKSEWDTPIELDQRINIRDYFGPSFPAIVDNGREIIVVYNSGNPFKGRPVDLGRPVQFFSLSKNGGVTWSDPSVPFPFHVGRSGEHTLLLDGDGVPHTLFIQRIDTKDESGKYSSIGGVWHSKFQNGIWTNPDRFVTTYAPHDIRAAISQGNVLLAVWREDPGVERQHGIWYSYNVLDASQLPASPLATAEIDYSVKVESTTASSPLTFNETPTPSSQADLFNESPPSPLGNNPALPVIIGIIPVLLILIGVLVGYRFVLNRNK; translated from the coding sequence ATGAAAACATTTCAAGTTCGACTTGTAGTTAGTATTATTTGCGTTATTCTGATAACTGGATTGGGGTATGTTCCAGTTAACGCTGGCAAGCCAACAGGCTGGTCTCCAGATGAAAAAGTGCCAGGGTACCTCGATGACACATTTACCCCATTCCTTTTAGCTGATCATAACAAAACCATACAAGCATTTGCCAGTCAATGGGTTGAGAACCAGGGGCGTAGGCGCGCGATTGTATATCGTCAATGGACTCTGGTAGGTGGATGGACACGCCCTGTGGACATCATACTTTCACCGACGAGGGGCGATGCAAACTTTTTATGGGCTTTTATGGATTCGTTGGATAATATCCATTTAATTTTCTCTGCTACTCAGTCGAGTAAAACAGCAGTGTATTACACGAGTGCACCAGCTATAAATGCGGATCGGGCGTCTGCGTGGTCCACACCTATGCTTATAGGAGAAAACGCTTTACTTTTAAATTCAGCCGTAATTATTGGTGATGGCCAGGAAAATTTAGTTATTATATACAGCGGGAATCGTGATGGAAGCGGCGTGTATTATATGCAATCCAAGGATACGGGTAAAACTTGGACAAGCCCTCTTCCAGTGTTTTTAACATATGATTCAAGTTTAAGCGCTTTCAGCCTGCGGCTTGTGCTTGGAACAGAGCAAAAGATAAGGGCTACTTGGAATGTTGTGACAAATTTGGGCGAGGATGAGTCACTATACTTTGCAAATTTTGATCTGCAAAAGTCAGAATGGGATACCCCTATTGAATTGGACCAAAGAATCAATATACGAGATTATTTTGGCCCGTCATTTCCTGCTATCGTGGATAATGGACGAGAAATTATAGTGGTGTATAACAGCGGTAATCCATTCAAAGGTCGCCCTGTTGATCTTGGCCGTCCGGTCCAATTTTTTAGTTTATCTAAAAATGGTGGGGTGACATGGAGCGATCCGTCAGTTCCATTTCCATTTCATGTGGGTAGGAGTGGTGAACATACTTTATTGTTGGATGGAGATGGCGTTCCACATACTTTGTTTATTCAGCGTATTGATACAAAGGATGAAAGCGGTAAGTACTCCAGTATTGGTGGAGTTTGGCACAGTAAATTTCAGAATGGTATTTGGACGAACCCAGATAGATTCGTGACAACATATGCCCCTCATGATATTAGAGCAGCCATTAGCCAAGGGAATGTGCTCCTTGCTGTTTGGCGTGAAGATCCAGGAGTAGAACGCCAACACGGTATTTGGTATTCTTACAATGTTTTGGATGCTTCGCAGTTGCCTGCGTCGCCTTTGGCAACCGCTGAGATTGATTATTCAGTGAAAGTGGAATCTACTACGGCGTCTTCCCCATTGACTTTTAATGAGACGCCAACACCATCATCACAGGCCGACCTTTTCAATGAATCCCCACCATCTCCTTTAGGCAATAACCCTGCGTTGCCAGTAATTATTGGTATTATTCCTGTGCTTTTAATATTAATTGGCGTGTTGGTAGGGTACCGTTTTGTATTAAATCGTAATAAATAA
- a CDS encoding exo-alpha-sialidase codes for MKKIRSLFNVFITLVMFTSIFWTSVPKSYAQESEGWSTPFNLSESGSATNPVMVVDFRGTIHSIWMEGADEYKYSQSTDGEIWSSPVTVAFPFGHKDPTPILLSDANGSIHIFWTSSTDLFYGQATPLEIADPKKWAVNTLLSHDVLAFDVTIDSRNSLNLAYVRKTSTSRNPAGVYYRRSIAGGGSWLEARILYKSEYFRSITTSDAYVRVTTAHMKPNSNNERIYVTWDNRPQKRVYMAVSDDSGLTWGDVQPMKSPEDTGGSDTPFNLTAAAFGSNLLLVWQVGEPGSSKCTVYSQWSVDGGKSWGDTLAVLGGRSECPVSTKIIEHTEKYMSIMLTGQVTPILIAWNGEKWSSTQTQIQFPSFSNPLTYDVVFLGCRFDLIYQQRLYSAGCDQAKGHDVWFLSLPLEPIESWFAPSVVWGEPIVLPIKSETPQRISDFYSTSDTAGNIHVAWVQSPIELNGGENIEIGYARWNGREWTTTPASVVALNGKPISLLLAVDSLKRLFLSWVDSYSGDLLFSWANLEKANLYSEWREATSLPSPSQLVNSSDVLVDASGRIVCVYVIPVNENRGVYVVQSTDNGESWSTPIRVFDAVAASWEEVERPRISLDSDGNLHLVFTRDTVRDGQTVGLYYSRSVDGGVTWSDIQVLSEGEVQWADIVSYGERNVHIVWQEYDGLIFANVSQVSKDGGITWGKQNNVTSVNETATQVSLASDGKGLLHFVQLVNKNNVAAYNQKGLVLQDWKWDETGWSLDLTKDILIKGENINYSLSSSITSTGYLGVFLPIEYTDPVEGTKSEVLAFSRYLTNEGVTTLDLQPPSIPTPINMPNENQASNIQPTPTSDLLVLYEDNVPTSPLQRNLAGIVLIVIGIAATVFLLVRRQSAK; via the coding sequence ATGAAAAAAATCAGATCACTATTTAACGTATTTATAACTCTTGTGATGTTTACATCGATTTTTTGGACTTCAGTACCAAAAAGTTATGCACAAGAAAGCGAAGGTTGGTCAACACCGTTTAATCTGTCAGAATCGGGTTCTGCCACTAACCCTGTTATGGTTGTGGATTTTCGAGGGACCATCCATTCCATCTGGATGGAAGGCGCGGATGAATATAAATATAGTCAAAGTACAGATGGCGAAATATGGTCTTCACCGGTAACGGTTGCATTTCCTTTTGGGCACAAAGACCCCACTCCTATTTTGCTGTCGGATGCCAATGGCTCCATCCATATATTTTGGACATCTAGTACAGATCTCTTTTATGGACAGGCAACACCTTTGGAAATTGCTGACCCTAAAAAATGGGCGGTTAATACCCTTTTATCTCATGATGTTCTGGCATTTGATGTAACTATTGATTCTCGTAATTCCTTAAATCTTGCTTATGTACGAAAGACATCAACGTCTCGAAATCCTGCCGGTGTGTATTATCGCCGGTCTATTGCTGGGGGAGGTTCATGGTTGGAAGCTCGTATTTTATATAAATCTGAGTATTTCCGGTCTATAACAACTAGTGACGCGTATGTTCGTGTTACTACCGCACATATGAAACCTAATTCTAATAATGAACGAATCTATGTGACATGGGACAATCGCCCACAAAAACGTGTATACATGGCAGTTTCTGATGATTCCGGGTTGACATGGGGTGATGTTCAACCGATGAAAAGCCCTGAGGATACAGGGGGAAGCGACACACCCTTTAACTTAACTGCGGCTGCATTTGGTAGTAATTTACTTCTTGTTTGGCAAGTTGGTGAGCCTGGCTCATCTAAATGTACTGTGTACAGTCAATGGTCTGTTGATGGTGGTAAGAGCTGGGGCGATACTTTGGCTGTTTTAGGTGGACGTTCAGAATGCCCTGTGAGCACAAAAATTATTGAACATACCGAAAAATATATGTCGATTATGTTAACTGGGCAAGTTACCCCAATTTTGATTGCATGGAATGGCGAAAAATGGAGTAGCACGCAGACACAGATACAGTTTCCATCTTTTTCCAACCCATTGACCTATGATGTCGTATTCTTAGGTTGTAGATTCGATTTGATTTATCAACAGCGCCTGTACTCTGCTGGGTGTGATCAAGCGAAAGGGCATGATGTTTGGTTTTTGTCATTGCCTTTGGAGCCTATAGAAAGTTGGTTTGCTCCATCAGTAGTGTGGGGTGAGCCAATTGTGTTACCAATAAAATCAGAAACACCTCAGAGGATTTCAGACTTTTATTCTACGTCTGATACTGCTGGGAATATTCATGTAGCTTGGGTGCAGTCTCCTATTGAATTAAATGGGGGAGAGAACATAGAGATTGGATATGCTCGTTGGAATGGACGGGAATGGACAACCACGCCCGCATCTGTGGTAGCTCTGAATGGAAAGCCAATCAGTTTGTTGCTAGCGGTTGATTCTCTGAAGCGCCTTTTTCTTTCGTGGGTTGATAGTTATAGCGGCGATTTACTCTTCAGTTGGGCAAATTTAGAAAAAGCAAATCTGTATTCTGAATGGAGGGAAGCAACTAGCTTGCCATCTCCTTCCCAATTGGTCAATTCATCCGATGTTTTGGTAGATGCTTCTGGGCGGATTGTTTGTGTTTATGTCATACCTGTCAATGAGAACAGGGGGGTGTATGTTGTTCAGTCCACTGATAATGGGGAAAGTTGGTCAACTCCTATTCGAGTATTTGACGCTGTTGCTGCATCTTGGGAAGAAGTTGAGCGGCCTCGAATCAGTCTTGATTCTGATGGCAATTTACACTTGGTTTTTACAAGGGACACTGTTCGGGATGGGCAAACTGTAGGACTCTATTATTCCCGCTCCGTAGATGGTGGAGTTACTTGGAGTGATATTCAAGTTCTCAGTGAAGGGGAAGTTCAGTGGGCAGATATTGTTAGTTATGGTGAAAGAAATGTACATATAGTATGGCAGGAATATGATGGGTTGATTTTTGCCAACGTTTCTCAGGTATCAAAAGATGGTGGTATTACTTGGGGCAAGCAGAACAATGTAACTAGTGTAAATGAAACTGCAACACAAGTTTCTCTGGCTTCTGATGGAAAAGGTTTGCTTCATTTTGTTCAACTTGTTAATAAAAATAATGTTGCGGCATATAACCAAAAGGGATTAGTGCTACAAGATTGGAAGTGGGATGAAACAGGCTGGAGTCTTGATCTGACCAAGGATATCCTTATTAAGGGTGAAAATATAAATTATTCCCTGTCTTCTAGTATTACTTCAACGGGTTATTTAGGTGTATTCCTTCCTATTGAATATACTGACCCTGTTGAAGGAACTAAGAGTGAAGTCCTTGCCTTTAGCCGTTACCTTACGAATGAAGGAGTAACTACTTTAGATCTACAACCTCCATCTATCCCCACGCCTATAAATATGCCAAATGAGAATCAAGCATCTAATATACAACCAACCCCTACGTCGGATCTTCTAGTCTTATATGAAGATAATGTGCCTACATCGCCGCTTCAACGAAATCTTGCTGGGATTGTTTTAATTGTTATTGGTATTGCCGCTACTGTTTTTCTTCTTGTACGGCGCCAATCTGCAAAATAA
- a CDS encoding ABC transporter ATP-binding protein has protein sequence MKPVINFSNVSKRYNLGLTRSSLPSVVSQWAKQIVKRDANTSANNKYHWALKDVSFKLEKGQSMALVGPNGAGKSTILKLLAKITNPTSGTVDVNGQLSALIELGAGFHPDLTGRENIYLNGTILGLTYSDVQRRFDEIVDFSEIKDFIDTPVKRYSSGMTVRLGFAIASCIEPDILLVDEVLAVGDASFRQKCIERIKTLLNNGTSLIFVSHDMGLIRAVCERAIYVEHGEIQHVGSAGEVIDVYNQALEKKRIQKLTTLGDSVDEGSKGIEITKMEILDLTGGQISEMYVDQSIEIQIHYVSYQDIGKANAIVLIYRSDGLPCCNMRTHLDQFPITIQKGKGVVSIKLEPLQLFGGMYYATAWMMNAEDSDGLATGATDWFEVKNRTPGREANTAVFEPKRKWGHRTLSADNRNDENSNI, from the coding sequence ATGAAACCTGTTATAAATTTTTCAAATGTATCCAAACGCTATAACCTTGGCCTTACTCGTTCAAGTTTGCCTTCTGTTGTTTCGCAATGGGCTAAGCAGATTGTAAAACGCGATGCCAACACTTCCGCTAATAACAAATACCACTGGGCACTAAAAGATGTCAGCTTTAAATTGGAAAAAGGGCAGTCCATGGCGTTGGTTGGCCCGAATGGAGCAGGTAAATCTACAATTTTGAAGTTGTTGGCCAAAATAACGAATCCAACTTCAGGGACAGTAGATGTCAATGGTCAGCTATCAGCTTTGATTGAGTTGGGAGCCGGGTTTCATCCAGACCTGACAGGGCGGGAAAATATATATCTCAACGGTACCATTTTGGGGCTAACATATTCTGATGTCCAAAGAAGGTTTGATGAGATTGTGGATTTTTCAGAAATCAAGGATTTTATTGACACCCCAGTTAAACGATATTCATCGGGCATGACGGTTAGGCTTGGCTTCGCAATTGCATCCTGTATCGAGCCAGATATACTACTTGTTGATGAAGTGTTGGCTGTAGGTGATGCATCTTTTCGTCAAAAGTGTATTGAACGAATCAAAACTCTGTTGAACAATGGCACAAGTTTGATCTTTGTTTCTCACGATATGGGGTTGATTCGTGCAGTGTGCGAACGCGCCATCTATGTTGAGCATGGAGAAATCCAACATGTTGGTAGTGCTGGCGAGGTTATCGATGTATATAATCAAGCTCTTGAAAAAAAGCGAATTCAAAAATTAACGACTCTGGGCGATAGTGTCGATGAAGGTAGCAAGGGTATTGAAATAACAAAAATGGAAATCCTTGATTTGACTGGGGGGCAGATCAGTGAAATGTATGTCGATCAATCTATTGAAATTCAGATACATTATGTTTCATATCAGGACATTGGAAAAGCCAACGCAATAGTTCTTATCTATCGTTCTGATGGACTTCCCTGTTGCAATATGCGCACGCATCTCGATCAATTTCCAATTACGATCCAAAAGGGAAAAGGGGTGGTTTCCATTAAACTTGAACCATTGCAGTTGTTTGGTGGGATGTACTATGCTACTGCCTGGATGATGAATGCAGAGGATTCAGATGGGCTAGCCACTGGTGCAACAGATTGGTTTGAGGTTAAGAACCGTACACCTGGACGTGAGGCCAATACAGCTGTTTTTGAACCAAAACGAAAATGGGGCCACCGCACGCTTTCTGCAGACAATCGTAATGATGAAAATTCCAATATATGA
- a CDS encoding glycosyltransferase family 2 protein translates to MSRPLVSVIIPTYGGANFLGNAIRSVLDQTYSNFELIIIDDKSPDNTEDVVRQFSDPRIKYIRHEINQGAATARGTGRRASSGEIIAFLDQDDLFHPEKLEAHVEFLNQHPDVGFTYNPYFELIHSSDRVRTVFMPPQNISLAELTVGFYLPPSAWVVRREWAFHEEIWDAHATLRGREIVVCGRLFMAGCKFARVDRVLHYRGYHARRKVSELEKNCNDELACQEIVLSDPRCPTDVLTLRSLANTVINLMWANVAFTQKETGLGRQFLWNVAQANPSAFWGTPSLFINFLMGYCVDDESHDYEELLDLIFSQLPSDIPNILPNYFWMVSRGNFIRGVRALIWDRPGDAEKYLSQAIKYKFDVDDAFVQQVTHELLGYEMAYGINATFDMFSKLSSGLLKFTDRRTVNWFKGSYFISQANRNYLNGQLGTAFRNILGAMISYPRYLLNRGVMLMLIKSMLGIKSGRDK, encoded by the coding sequence ATGTCGAGACCGCTTGTTAGTGTAATTATCCCTACTTATGGTGGTGCTAACTTTTTGGGGAATGCGATTCGAAGTGTTTTGGATCAAACTTACTCGAATTTTGAGTTAATAATTATCGATGATAAATCACCAGATAACACTGAAGACGTTGTAAGGCAGTTTAGTGATCCTCGTATCAAATATATTCGTCATGAAATAAATCAAGGGGCTGCTACAGCCAGAGGAACCGGACGTCGAGCATCTTCTGGTGAGATCATCGCTTTTTTAGATCAAGATGATTTGTTCCATCCTGAAAAACTTGAAGCACATGTCGAATTCCTGAATCAGCATCCTGATGTTGGTTTTACCTATAACCCTTATTTTGAACTTATTCATTCATCTGACAGGGTGCGGACGGTTTTCATGCCGCCCCAAAACATCTCACTCGCGGAATTGACAGTGGGGTTTTACCTCCCGCCTAGTGCGTGGGTTGTGCGGAGAGAATGGGCTTTCCACGAGGAGATTTGGGATGCCCATGCCACCTTGCGTGGGCGTGAGATTGTCGTGTGCGGCCGTCTTTTCATGGCTGGTTGTAAATTTGCGCGTGTGGATAGAGTTCTCCATTATCGTGGCTATCACGCTCGTCGAAAAGTAAGTGAGTTGGAAAAAAATTGCAATGATGAACTTGCCTGCCAAGAGATCGTCTTATCTGACCCTCGTTGCCCGACAGATGTGTTGACTTTGCGTTCATTGGCAAATACAGTTATCAATTTGATGTGGGCAAATGTGGCTTTTACGCAAAAAGAGACCGGATTAGGGCGGCAGTTTTTATGGAATGTCGCTCAAGCAAATCCTTCTGCATTTTGGGGAACCCCATCTTTGTTCATAAACTTCCTGATGGGGTATTGTGTTGATGATGAAAGCCATGATTATGAGGAATTATTAGACTTAATATTTTCCCAACTACCGTCCGATATTCCAAATATCCTGCCGAATTATTTTTGGATGGTCTCTCGCGGGAATTTTATTAGAGGAGTGCGCGCATTGATCTGGGATCGTCCTGGCGATGCTGAAAAGTATTTGTCGCAGGCGATTAAGTACAAATTTGATGTGGACGACGCTTTTGTTCAACAAGTGACTCATGAGTTGCTTGGCTACGAAATGGCATATGGTATTAATGCTACTTTCGATATGTTTTCAAAGCTTTCTTCAGGCTTGTTGAAATTTACAGATCGCAGGACGGTAAATTGGTTTAAGGGTAGTTATTTTATTAGCCAAGCGAATCGAAACTATCTCAACGGCCAATTGGGGACAGCCTTTAGAAACATTTTGGGTGCCATGATAAGTTATCCTAGGT
- a CDS encoding ABC transporter permease, with protein MRDLVWAWTVRTLRARYQQSALGWFWAIVQPVATVAIFAVVFTHIVRVDTGGVPYILFSYSAVVPWTLLSTSLTDMAMSLVQNMNLVSKIYFPREALPIATLLARFVDFAISFALLVVLVIFYRIPIAPLGLLYLVLIIGIQLALMLGLGIGSAALNIFYRDVDPLLKLVIQIWFYASPILYPASLVPEEWQWLYYLNPMAGIITAYRDVLIYNRLPGSYLLPSAIISLVILVVGYRFFKRVEFQFADIV; from the coding sequence ATGCGTGATCTTGTTTGGGCTTGGACCGTTCGTACATTGCGTGCGCGTTATCAACAATCTGCATTGGGTTGGTTTTGGGCAATTGTCCAGCCTGTGGCTACAGTTGCAATATTTGCGGTTGTTTTTACACACATCGTTCGGGTGGATACAGGTGGCGTTCCTTACATCCTATTCTCTTATTCGGCTGTTGTTCCTTGGACATTACTTTCTACATCACTTACAGATATGGCGATGTCCTTGGTTCAAAATATGAATTTGGTGAGCAAAATATATTTTCCACGTGAGGCGTTACCCATCGCAACATTGTTAGCTCGCTTTGTGGATTTTGCCATTTCATTCGCTTTGTTGGTAGTTTTGGTGATCTTTTATCGTATACCAATTGCGCCATTGGGACTTCTCTACCTTGTGCTTATTATTGGAATTCAACTCGCGCTCATGCTGGGACTTGGGATTGGCTCAGCTGCCCTGAACATTTTCTACCGTGATGTGGATCCTCTTCTTAAACTCGTTATACAAATTTGGTTCTACGCATCCCCAATCTTATATCCTGCATCTCTTGTTCCTGAAGAATGGCAGTGGTTGTATTATCTTAACCCAATGGCAGGGATCATCACAGCATATCGCGATGTTCTGATTTATAACCGTTTGCCGGGAAGTTATTTGTTGCCTTCTGCGATCATTTCTTTGGTGATACTTGTTGTCGGATATAGGTTTTTCAAGCGTGTTGAGTTTCAGTTTGCCGATATTGTATAA
- a CDS encoding O-antigen ligase family protein: MIKPEWGVWFILVALLPLLLKIFLGEASSRRIIALDWLVLVFLITAWVGYWAAYDKAIAWSKVWFIMTGVLLYCSLSMQPRENLVWVSVFLFCIGVGVSLYYFLTHDFVAIPRKIEFVNSIGRSIMNVRPQTGWTPIHPNYVAGMIAVTTPFILYPVMKFKKNNKSGDSLFYVLIILGLVLAVIALLMATSRGVIFAIVAGVGTWFLWRFVNSDGIKRQFKSEAVFPVALLIYLIVIVVFLYVGPARSAETVSSNYYFGSDSRAELFGRSLYLFSSFLITGGGLGSFPGLYSRYLLDIPFFNVPNSHNLFLDVGIEQGVFGGISFILLYLVSLWTVSVSLVRGKRSVTFHWIVLFSLTVAIVHGMVDDYLYNGVGSMFALLLVGLSMNEERNSLPAEKKLDIRTFVTIIAIWLFVALFNFNQIRATWYANLGAVQLAKVELAGFPNAGWIGDKISSQLDVADASLHSALRFDSTNRTANQHLGVILMLRQDFQPATTLLEKARMQAPKHRGILKSLGYCYVWLGDMEKAQKYLSQISEAKDELDAYTQWWKAQGRDDLSENAFTALSLLKTATSQP, translated from the coding sequence ATGATCAAACCAGAATGGGGTGTTTGGTTCATTCTGGTCGCTCTACTGCCATTGCTGTTGAAGATATTCCTTGGCGAAGCATCTTCGCGGCGTATCATCGCTCTTGATTGGCTGGTCCTTGTGTTTCTTATCACCGCCTGGGTTGGGTATTGGGCTGCATATGACAAGGCGATTGCGTGGAGTAAAGTGTGGTTTATCATGACCGGCGTTCTGTTGTATTGCTCTCTGAGTATGCAACCTCGAGAAAACCTGGTCTGGGTATCCGTGTTTCTATTTTGTATCGGTGTGGGTGTTTCGCTTTATTATTTTCTAACCCATGATTTTGTCGCTATCCCGAGAAAGATTGAGTTTGTGAATAGTATCGGGCGTTCGATCATGAATGTACGTCCGCAGACTGGCTGGACACCGATCCACCCAAACTATGTAGCAGGGATGATCGCTGTTACAACGCCATTTATCCTATATCCCGTTATGAAGTTCAAGAAAAACAATAAGAGCGGTGATTCACTGTTTTATGTGTTGATTATTCTGGGGCTTGTACTGGCAGTCATTGCTCTGCTTATGGCAACTTCTCGTGGGGTGATCTTTGCGATCGTCGCTGGGGTGGGGACATGGTTTCTGTGGCGATTTGTTAATTCGGACGGGATCAAACGTCAGTTTAAGAGCGAAGCGGTTTTTCCAGTCGCTTTATTGATTTACCTGATAGTGATCGTTGTTTTTCTTTATGTTGGTCCAGCCCGGTCAGCTGAAACTGTTTCCAGTAATTATTATTTTGGAAGCGATAGTCGCGCTGAATTATTTGGGAGAAGCTTATATTTGTTTTCTTCTTTTCTAATTACCGGCGGTGGCTTGGGCTCATTCCCCGGTTTGTATTCTCGTTATTTGTTAGATATACCATTCTTCAACGTTCCTAATAGCCATAATTTATTTTTGGATGTTGGTATCGAACAGGGTGTATTTGGTGGCATCTCTTTTATTCTTCTTTATCTTGTAAGTTTGTGGACAGTTTCTGTTTCCTTGGTGAGAGGCAAGCGGTCAGTAACATTTCATTGGATCGTATTATTTTCTCTTACGGTTGCCATTGTTCACGGCATGGTGGATGACTACTTGTATAATGGTGTTGGCTCAATGTTCGCTCTTTTGCTTGTTGGTTTATCTATGAATGAAGAGCGAAACAGCCTACCTGCTGAAAAGAAATTAGATATTCGAACGTTTGTCACAATCATTGCTATTTGGTTGTTTGTCGCTCTATTTAACTTCAACCAAATACGGGCGACATGGTATGCAAATCTGGGTGCAGTTCAACTGGCAAAAGTAGAACTAGCTGGATTTCCTAACGCTGGTTGGATTGGAGATAAAATTAGCTCCCAATTGGATGTGGCTGACGCCTCGCTTCATTCCGCCCTGCGATTTGATTCTACCAATCGGACAGCGAATCAGCACCTTGGCGTAATCTTGATGTTACGGCAGGATTTCCAACCTGCAACTACTCTACTTGAGAAAGCACGAATGCAGGCTCCGAAACACAGAGGTATTCTTAAATCACTTGGCTATTGTTATGTTTGGCTGGGTGATATGGAAAAAGCTCAAAAATATTTATCTCAAATATCTGAAGCGAAGGATGAATTGGACGCTTATACACAATGGTGGAAGGCGCAGGGAAGAGATGATTTATCAGAAAATGCATTTACTGCTTTATCTCTTTTAAAGACTGCAACCTCTCAGCCTTGA